AATGTTTTAATTGTTAtagataaatagaaaataaaaataagttatATCATAGTCATGtattgaacaaaaaattcaTTTGTCTGATACTTTGTCATTATACTTGTCTGAGGTGTTTTAATAGTACTCATGCATTATTTGTGTTACAAAATGTACATTTTAATTTAAGATTGGTTTTTTTATGGTTATAACTGTTTCTGTATGTCAGAATAGTTAGTCAAGTATCAATGTAGTTTGTTATTTGACTATATTTTTTAGTCTTACGTATGTATACGGTCTAACGTGCGcagatattgaaaattttagtaAACTTGTTTCTGTATATATTTGAATCTTGATATTTAAATGTCAAGTAATAGAAGGTATAACAATTTATACTGAATGCCAAATATTCTTTTTGTCATCGATACTTTAAGTTAAGTTCTAAACAAACAAAATATGTGAACgttttattatttaacaaagTTGCACATTAGGCATAGAGTGTTTGTTAAAAGACAAAGTTGTATTATCTATAAGTGTACATATGTACAAGTTCATATTTATAGTGTTATAGTGTACAGTGCATAGTGTATTGACAAAActaacaattattttttatagattgtaatatataaattaaagtcACTCATTTCCAAGCTACAATAAATTCCTTAATACAATCAGTATTGTTTTTTCCAGTATAAATGAATTTAACAtgtaaaagtaaaaagaaatttacttccTTATAAAATTTCTACCTTATGAATATAATAACCACCAgtgtatttttaaacaataaaaaaaaacagaattatactcgaaaagtttcttttatataatttcattttatatttgtcTTTTTTAGTGATATcttgtttattttgttttttattttatagtagaattataattttatatttaaaaaatatttatgaagGGTTTGAAACattaaattctttttataatataattttaatgttttgTGTTCGAATACAACAGAATCGTGCCTCGATTAGCTATTTCTACAATCCCTcttgtagaaaattaaaaattgattctaTATATTTCTCCAAAAAATGATTATCACATAATTATCGTAAAGTGTGCATATTTGTGTTGTAAGTATATATCAAAGCGCATTTATTGCAACAGTACACAAGTTGTATTAAATATCATTCATTAATTGAACATTAATGCGAAAAAATCATAAAATCAATAAACTTTCATGTGAGGAaagattataataattaacatatttttgtattatatttattttgctACATGAATTCTTCGAATTATTTTAGATACAACATTATAGAAAGTAACGATTACGGTAAGGTCGCCATTAGCGTAAAGTAGCTATTATACATATTTGCGATTAGTGACGCCTCTAAACGACGTAGAGGAAACATCTCGACTGATCTCGACCATAGCTGTGGCAATGtacaaagaaatggtttactGCGCGATATTACGTTTATGCACAATTTTCCGTGGATCGTGTGCGATATTGACACCCGTATAAGCGAGAAGATTCAGTGCATTTACGAATACACAAACGCTAACCCGGTTCGTTCGCCTTCGAGAACACGTAACTGGTTGTTTCCTCAGAAACATGGCCGAATATCGTTTCGACGGTGTGGTGAAATTGTGTGTACAGAATCATTAAAACGACATCCTGGCCTTTTGAATACGTTTAATCGCCGGTAATATGACGTCGATACATTTCGTCGTGCATCCGTTACCCGGAACCGACGATCAGTTGAACGATAGGTAAGAAGAACGGATTCGTTATCGGTTTCCCATTAATGTATCTATCATTTCGGTATGTCTGTCTTTCCTCTTCTACGTattgaaacgtttcgttcgttgttcgttgcTGAATATATGCTCGCTGATTTCGGTCAGTatatcttttcttctcttttttccatCAATGTTAAATCTTGTTATGGAGATGTTTGACTTTAACTAAACGGTGCAAAATGATTTTACATGAACCATGGGAGTTGTAAAAGTTTGTTGTCACATCGTTACGTACGGACATCGTGTGTCCGGGTTTGGAAATTTCTTGACGCTGCTAGTCATAATCGAAAGTTATATAGGTGCGGTTTAGGTGTCAAGAGgtctttttttcctctctttgtCTTTACACTGTTCGTTGCACCTGTAGGttacgagaaaaaaattcgattctctCGAATCGCGATTGAAGAAATTCTCTGCGAAATAAGAACGTTTATGACAAATGTGTCGTGCACATGAGTCATGAATACATATTTCAATGATTAATATGTTATTCTGCTCTTATATGATAAaatgtaatgttttttttttatatttcatatgTACTTTCTATGTTTTATCGGTCTTTTACAAAACTTTATTTTATGTAGAGTATATCTAATAGGAGACtatcaataataaattaattaatattaattttgtaattattttattatcatctatctGATACAAAAATGCAAAAGAATTTTagtatattaatttttgttacaagtaaTATCTACATTAATGTATGTTATTGAATGATCAAAAACAAATTCATAGTTTACATTGCTATTGtaattatagtaattatttttgGATAATAATATTATCATGTCAGTACAAATTAAGTTTGGGTAGATGGTTTTTGTTGTTACGtaatctaatatttttaatataaaattgaagaaactgTTCTCATCATTTATCACAATGTacaattatgtatatatattaagcTGACATAACCTTAATGTGTGGTTTATTTGTGCaaatgaatttttgtttttgctgtatttttgtcaatattattcagaaaaatataatttaaattatatatttatttgatttatatttttaattttttttaggtTGAAAGAAGTGGCAGAGAAAATCAACAGATATGGATTCGCAACGCTACCAGCATTTAGTGGATTAAAGATTTCAGTAAAGCGTATTGTTGTTGGACCAACACATATTGCTCTTCTTACAGAAGACCATAAAGTTTGCAGAGTTGCATTTACAGTATTGTCAGACAGATTGGACTTGAGCAAAAATGAACCAAATAGAAAGTAAgttgaaatgaatgaaaaatttcaggAGGAAGATGAAGatagaaaaaatttttgttatgtatcatatatttttttattattgtagcACCAGTAAGAATCATGTTGGAAACTCCAATTCAGCATCAAATAGTGGTGGTAGTAGTGGAAGTGGAGGTAGAGGAATGTCTAGAACACGTGCAAGAATTATGCGTGGCAGTTCCCGAGGTGGTAGCAGTGGAGGAAGTGGAAATGCAGGTAGGATAGGCCCTCCAGGTGTAATTATGGGAGGAGGAAGCAGCAGCAGCTCGCGTCCCATTGCACCAGTACCTGCACCATTCGTACCGGAAGATCTTATCTCACAGGCTCAAGTGGTATTGCAAGGAAAAAGTCGCAATCTTATTATTAGAGAATTGCAGGTTTGTTATATTATAATGACCACTGTACAATGTGTTGGTAGTATCAGGGTtagtgaaatattgaaatatattttgtagCGTACAAATTTAGATGTAAACTTAGCAGTAAATAATTTACTATCACGAGATGATGAAGAAGGTGATGATGCAGAAGATGCAGCAGATACATATGTCCCGGAAGAACTTATATCTTTATTAGATGGTGGTTCATTTAACGAACATTCTGTTATAATTGATGCAGATTCTATGTTCTCTGAAGATATGTTTGGATATACAGGAATgagaaagtaattattttttcattatttgtgGCTTATTTGGTAGAAGACATGATGTTTAagcacattttatatttttagtcgTGGAAGTTCTTCACGCAGAATAGGCAATGATAGAGAGAGTGAACGCGCATCTGAACGAGATCGCGATAGTTTTAGTAGATGGAGAGATCGTCAATATTGCGGACCACGTCGTTGGCTAGAAACAGCGCTTAAAGACTCGTGGGAAAAAGATACtggtaaaaaatttaaacaataaatccatattaaattttattagtaTTTTTGAATTATAGGTGtatgaattttaataatattttttaaaaatatatcagaTAACAAAAAGAAGGAGTTAGCTTCCCAAAGTCCATTATGGATATCAGAAGAATTGGAATGGTGGCATGAACGTAGCAGCGATCCTGCTCCTCGTTTCATACAGATCGCTTCGCTTTACAGTGAATTAATTGCTGTTTCTGTTGGTGGTCAGTTATATCAATGGAAATGGTCAGAATCTGAACCATACAAAGATCCAgaggtatttatttttaaaacaaacaTTCATTTCAGTATTTTATAAGAGGAAGATAATAAATAGACACTTATTTTAGAATCCAAATATACATCATCCAAAAGCTCAGTGGTTAGCAATAACAACAGAAAAGATAGTTAATATATCTGCAACAGCAATTCGATGTTCCGTTAATACTGAAAGTGGCAAAGTAGCTACTTGGCTTGATGAGCTCCTGGGACATGTTGCTTCCCGTCTTGAACATCCAGCTCAAACTTTTACTGAATTTACATTAGACAAAATAATGTCACTCCATACTTGTGCTTTGTACACTGTTGCCAGACTTGAAAGTGGTACATTGTATTGGTGGTTGGTtgaaattttgacaattttttcattttttaatcaattattCTCTAAACTAACGACGTTATTGCTAGTGCTCGCTTGTATAActatttttacataatttttacatttttctccaTAGGGGTGTACTACCTTTTGCACAGCGTAAAAAAttgtgggaaaagtacaaagCTAAGTCGCGCAAACATAGACCATCGACAGTATCATCAAATGACATTAGTTATGGTACACATGTTTGCATGAAAAATAGTCCTATATATCAACCTGGAGCAATAGGTGCGTTGTTCAATAAAAACGgttaaaataattgtataacGTTGTAACTTATTAAATGGATATATTTTTTTAGGATTCACAATTGCTAATGGAGTTCCAAAAGTAGGACAATTACTAGCAGCAGCTTGGAATTTAGATTCTACTTGTAGATTTAAAGTTTTACCAGCTGGAAGTCACTTACCTAATGCTAACGCAGACAAACGCGAAACAAGTGGAAATAGTGGAACCGGTACTATTAATAAAACAAATCATAAAGAGACTGCCGATCGTCTTGATATGCCGCCACCTCCCTCACCAGCTTCAAGCACATGCAGCGATACTGGCAGCATTACAACAAGTCATAgtaagaatttaataatttttaaaaataatttgaataccATTAATAAAATGATAGTTCGGTTGTTAAAAAGTATTTAGCTCTTTTTGTAACTAATCGCATTTTTGAGATTAAATctaacaatacaaattttaattttgtagagAGACAAAAACGGGTTACACCTCGAAATGAAGGAGAGACTGAAcgaaaagacgaagaagaatGGCAATTAAAAGACGTTGTTTTTGTAGAAGATGTTAAAACCGTACCTATTGGTATGTTTTTTTATAACGAACAATAGCATAAGAGTAGCACATTTCTGAAATTGTGCtatattttaccattttttatgTGTAGGTAAAGTTATAAAAGTTGATGGTTGTTATGTTGCTGTGAAGTTCTTTTCAAAGGattcaaaagaaaaagagaaagaaattaaagaGAAGGATTTCAATACATCGGATTTTAAAGATTTAACAGCAGAAGAATCAATCAAATTGTTGGCCGATTGTAGATTGTTAAGAAAAGACGAGTTACAGGTAAATTAAGTTGTTGCAAGTAAATCTTTACGtttttgaaagtataaatatGATAAACTATCACACGTGTAGGTGATAAAGACATCTATGAATCCAAGAGCTCCAGATTGTTTCCAACGAACTCCCAGAAGAGTAAATATTGTCGAAGGATCGAATGATAGTATTTTAACTATTGCTACAGATGGACGAGGTAGAACTTTGGGATGCATAATTACTGATCTTTGTTGATAATATTTCTTAGTAATTGATTATTTATAGGTATTCATGCAATTTTGAAAAGTGGAAACAAGTTGAGCTATGTTGTATATAATCTGAGTACTGGAAGATATGTACAAGATTGTTATATTCCATCAGATATATCGTCATTTTTTGGCTTACAGCCCCAAAATATAAACCTTATAAGTGCAGGAGAGGTATACTTTCATGATTTATATTATtacaattgtaataaattagtTTAAATTGTATATGGATacaatcaatttttatattacagaatatTGAGTGCTCTATGATCCTTAGAGATGGAAATAATACGATCTATCCGTTAGTAAAAGATTGTGCTGAGGCTATTCGTGATCCAAATTGGTTAGATTTAGTTCCAGTAATTTGCATTGGTGCTTCGACTATTCCCATACCAAGTTGCTCGAATTCACATACCAATATGAAAAATCAAGTTGCGGTTATTGCATTAGCATTTGATAACCTTTTACTAATGCCACGCATATTAAGGTGCGATTATGATAGTGTGAAACAGGTGTTTTGTAATTTGGAACAAGATCACAGTAAGTATGTTCATACATTTTTGTAGTCAAAATGTAGTCAACGAACAatacgaaaataatataataatgctTCATTTTTGTTTAGAAAACAATGCAGCGCAAATTCAAGCAATACTGACTGAACGTTGCGATGGTAATCGTAATATTTTGCATGCCTGTATCAGTATGTCTTCTCCAACTTCTAACAAAGAAAACGATCAAGGTATTGCATTCATTTATTTGCCTTATTTAATATCAAATATGCCGTAAGGATTATGGTATATTCTAATttgatttttcatttgaaaGGTATCGAACGTGAATTAGTGTCAAATACTGTTGACGGTGCATCTGCACCTATCGAGGAACCGATTCCAACTTTAAGTTGGCCACCCGAAGCATTTGATAACACATCAGGAGAAGAGGATAGTTTACTTAGTATTGGTGCTGCCAGTATATCTATGATGAATAAATCAGGTAAAAGTGTATTGAATGCCTTTTTATCTATATTTTGTTATCATTATAAgtcatattataaattattaaatacatattttctttatttgtagGTGTTGGAGCTACGTCAAATAATACTTATATTATAGATTCTgtagaaagaagaaacaatgCATTGCTTATATTGAAGTATATGTGTGAAAGTAACGTATTAGCACCTCATCTGAAAGAACTACTTACAGCAAAGTAATTATCATGAtggttaaaaaatttattaaacataaAATATTGGTATACTTTGATAAAAATACTTTAATTCTTCTATCAACAGAGATGCTCAGGGTCAAACACCATTGATGCTTGCTGTGTCAGTCCGTGCATATCACGCAGCTCTTATCATATTGGACACTATTCAGAGAGTTGGAAGAGATCAGAAAGAATGTTCAGCCATGATACTTCCTCCTGACGCGAATCCAGATTTGTCACCGCTGTTTGTTACTTGTTGTAACGATACCTGTAGTTTCACTTGGACTGGGGCGGATCATATTAATCAAGTACTCTATCATCCAATACGTTTGAACAATCGTGTGATTCAAATTCTCtttaataaatgattttttttttcaggatATTTTCGAATGCAGAACTTGCGGCTTAACCGGGTCTTTGTGTTGCTGTACAGAATGCGCTCGCGTTTGTCATAGAGGACACGATTGCAAATTAAAAGTAACATCTCCTACGGCTTATTGTGATTGTTGGGAAAAATGTAAATGCCGCGCTCTCATTGCTGGTCATCAGGGTGTTCGTTATCAGCTTCTATGTCGTTTGGTAGTTAATACCGATCTTGCCACGAAAATAAATTCACGGTAAGGAGATGAATAGAGAatcattgaaaattgaaattgaataaaattaacgaatcTATTTTTTAACTTTGTAGAGGAGAAAGTATTTTGCTATTTCTGGTTCAGACTGTAGGAAGACAATTGGTGGAACAACGACAATGCCGTTCAGCACCTCGACCGCGCTCGACGTCTGCAAGCCGCAAAGGACCGTCATCTGATGgtaattttttgttatttaaacACGATAATAATGATATCGAGTTTAATTGGAAGTCATTGAATAATAATGGTCAAATGTGAAACAGGTTTGAGCCAGGACTCGGCAGACATGCCGGATCATGACTTGGAACCTCCTCGTTTCAGTCGGAAAGCTCTAGAAAGACTATTGAATGACTGGCCAGCTGTTCAGTGTATGATTATGACAGGAGTGACTGTGAACGGTAACGATCAATTATTTGGAGATCAGGGACAGTTGTGTCGACAAAGCGGTACTGCATTACTCGATAAATTTACTCACTCATTCTTGGTCAAGTGTAGTGCGGAGgtaagaaagaatatttttcatcatATAAACTGGACAATAAAGTATTTTCGATATACTGTATAAAATTCTGCCATAGATGCTGAATGCTCTTTTAACAACCCTAATACGAGAATTACAAAATGATTCTGTGCCTGGACGACAAGAAGAAGCGAATAACGTTGCTCGTCGATTTGTTCGATCTGTGGctcgaatatttgtaatttttacagTAGAAATAGCACCGGTAAAAAAGGGAAGAAGGTACGAAACGATTCTTAACTATGAATTAACTTAACTTCTGTATCTTTTTTCTATGTTCTTCTTTGAATGTACATTTCAGCGCTAGCCAAGCCTCGCATCCTTTGATAAAATGTCGCAAAGTTTTCAACGCGTTGATTAAATTAGCTGTTGAGGAATTATGCGAAATAGCCGATTCATTAATAGCACCAGTAAGATTAGGTGTTGCACGACCGACGGCGCCATTTACATTGACCAGCTCGGTGATCGAAGTGATCAACGGCTCGGAGGACTTGTTCTCCATTGAACCATTGATACCTCACAGTGGTGTGAGCTCTCAAACTCTAGACGCTActttgcagacgcaacagggaaacAATAATATAACAATTGCTAGAGATGTTTCTGCTATGGACGAGGCAGAAGGTGGTGAAGGTACACGTAAACGAGTAACAGCATCTGTaatgattttaattttgaataagTAAAAATTGATGCTGTTGATCTTAAATGAAAACATAATATTCATTTATGGAATAGAGGTACCTATGGATGTGGATGGCGACATAAGCGAACACGAAGAATCGGGAGTTTCCGGAACAGTCGCTGGTCAACCGTTAGGTGAAATCGATAGCAACGCAGGCGGCGTGGGCGAAGAACAAGCAGGGGATGGCGAATCAGACACAGAGCTCGATCTTCTAGCGGAAGCGGAAACGGAATCGGATTCCGACGACAATCATAGTAATCAAGATGCGGCATCTGCGCAACGCAGCGTACAGACTGGTGCTACGGCAGGTTCTGACGGTGGAATGGGATCTATTTTATTGTTTCCGGAGGACGAATCCGGTGAATCAAGCCAACAGGAAGACGATGAGAGCGAAGCGGGAGAAACCGACGAACAGGATAACGAGGACTTTCAGATGGGTGACGAGCAATTGGAGCGTCGAAGGTAAAAAtggtttttcctttttctatttttaaataacatggatatgcaacaggaacattaaAAGGCTTTGCAACAGAGACCTGCTGGCATGGTTTCATTTCGTTAGGcattaataataaaaacttATCCTTATTCCAGTGGTTCATCCGGCGGTCATTTACATCGTAATAATCTCGCGCCTGTTTCTATGCAATGGGCAATACGTAATCGCGAAACAAATACGCGCACAACAGGACTGAGAGTAACAGGTGGCAGTAATCTGGTTTTTATTGACTCTGCATCCTTAAGACGTACTACCGCAACATCTGCTGTTGCAGCTGCACAAGAACCAATTACTATGAGTACCACTCCCTGTTGTTTGGCACGTGCATTTGGAATTGTTATTCGACAGATAGCTAATCTTTTGGTTATGATGCAAGATTATAAAACGCTGGCACCATTTCTGCCGCAGTTGATGGAAATTTCTTATCAAGATGCGTTGAACTTGCAGGTATGGCTACATCTAGAACTAATCCAAACGTAATGAAGTTTATGAAAAGCATGGTGTGCCGCAACACTGATGTTTCAAATGATCACAGATGTATCTCGAATCGCATTTGAAACCTACATGGGATTGGCTACTTACGGTAATGGACGCCACAGAGGCGCAACTAAGATTCGGAGTCTCTTTGACTCGTAGCGCGGATCCCACGCATCCGGAACACCCGTTGAACAATGCTCCATCGTTCTCTGGAAGCAATTACACTGGTTTACTAAACACAGCGGCTTTGTCGTTGACATTACAATCTAATACAGGTCGGAATCAACGCAGTGGTATCGCTACGAGCTCCAATATCTCCACTCCACAAGCTTCTACAAGACTCACCGTTGGTTTTGCAGGCGTTGGCGAACCTTCGCGAAACATTAGGG
This window of the Ptiloglossa arizonensis isolate GNS036 chromosome 5, iyPtiAriz1_principal, whole genome shotgun sequence genome carries:
- the Hyd gene encoding E3 ubiquitin-protein ligase hyd isoform X5; the encoded protein is MTSIHFVVHPLPGTDDQLNDRLKEVAEKINRYGFATLPAFSGLKISVKRIVVGPTHIALLTEDHKVCRVAFTVLSDRLDLSKNEPNRNTSKNHVGNSNSASNSGGSSGSGGRGMSRTRARIMRGSSRGGSSGGSGNAGRIGPPGVIMGGGSSSSSRPIAPVPAPFVPEDLISQAQVVLQGKSRNLIIRELQRTNLDVNLAVNNLLSRDDEEGDDAEDAADTYVPEELISLLDGGSFNEHSVIIDADSMFSEDMFGYTGMRNRGSSSRRIGNDRESERASERDRDSFSRWRDRQYCGPRRWLETALKDSWEKDTDNKKKELASQSPLWISEELEWWHERSSDPAPRFIQIASLYSELIAVSVGGQLYQWKWSESEPYKDPENPNIHHPKAQWLAITTEKIVNISATAIRCSVNTESGKVATWLDELLGHVASRLEHPAQTFTEFTLDKIMSLHTCALYTVARLESGTLYWWGVLPFAQRKKLWEKYKAKSRKHRPSTVSSNDISYGTHVCMKNSPIYQPGAIGFTIANGVPKVGQLLAAAWNLDSTCRFKVLPAGSHLPNANADKRETSGNSGTGTINKTNHKETADRLDMPPPPSPASSTCSDTGSITTSHKRQKRVTPRNEGETERKDEEEWQLKDVVFVEDVKTVPIGKVIKVDGCYVAVKFFSKDSKEKEKEIKEKDFNTSDFKDLTAEESIKLLADCRLLRKDELQVIKTSMNPRAPDCFQRTPRRVNIVEGSNDSILTIATDGRGIHAILKSGNKLSYVVYNLSTGRYVQDCYIPSDISSFFGLQPQNINLISAGENIECSMILRDGNNTIYPLVKDCAEAIRDPNWLDLVPVICIGASTIPIPSCSNSHTNMKNQVAVIALAFDNLLLMPRILRCDYDSVKQVFCNLEQDHKNNAAQIQAILTERCDGNRNILHACISMSSPTSNKENDQGIERELVSNTVDGASAPIEEPIPTLSWPPEAFDNTSGEEDSLLSIGAASISMMNKSGKSVGATSNNTYIIDSVERRNNALLILKYMCESNVLAPHLKELLTAKDAQGQTPLMLAVSVRAYHAALIILDTIQRVGRDQKECSAMILPPDANPDLSPLFVTCCNDTCSFTWTGADHINQDIFECRTCGLTGSLCCCTECARVCHRGHDCKLKVTSPTAYCDCWEKCKCRALIAGHQGVRYQLLCRLVVNTDLATKINSRGESILLFLVQTVGRQLVEQRQCRSAPRPRSTSASRKGPSSDGLSQDSADMPDHDLEPPRFSRKALERLLNDWPAVQCMIMTGVTVNGNDQLFGDQGQLCRQSGTALLDKFTHSFLVKCSAEMLNALLTTLIRELQNDSVPGRQEEANNVARRFVRSVARIFVIFTVEIAPVKKGRSASQASHPLIKCRKVFNALIKLAVEELCEIADSLIAPVRLGVARPTAPFTLTSSVIEVINGSEDLFSIEPLIPHSGVSSQTLDATLQTQQGNNNITIARDVSAMDEAEGGEEVPMDVDGDISEHEESGVSGTVAGQPLGEIDSNAGGVGEEQAGDGESDTELDLLAEAETESDSDDNHSNQDAASAQRSVQTGATAGSDGGMGSILLFPEDESGESSQQEDDESEAGETDEQDNEDFQMGDEQLERRSGSSGGHLHRNNLAPVSMQWAIRNRETNTRTTGLRVTGGSNLVFIDSASLRRTTATSAVAAAQEPITMSTTPCCLARAFGIVIRQIANLLVMMQDYKTLAPFLPQLMEISYQDALNLQMYLESHLKPTWDWLLTVMDATEAQLRFGVSLTRSADPTHPEHPLNNAPSFSGSNYTGLLNTAALSLTLQSNTGRNQRSGIATSSNISTPQASTRLTVGFAGVGEPSRNIREREGGDAHSARREFLSYCLSLMRAHNGEHRDSLPVLDVSALRHVAYVFDALVYYMRSLSEPMSSRGETQKESSNYSGWNDQDENDNDEGEEYNSPVPTAMETDSVDYPDLLQIPTCGSGNNSNSTPKGRKHPFLQRSDSTLCLGCPPLDPFDTVMSEALPLADQPHLLQPHSRREDLFGIPKQPATNAGPNQNPLAGLPTRLSLSARSADSQNTVTPTFSQVIQGPAFASSDARRSSVSVGESTTAKYTETSTNKAGAPEVLVVSTVETQNVSEDVDPAGSNQEISAHETVETSPVENARAVSSIGTNISHNILLGRWRMSLDLFGRVFMEDVGLEVGSVVSELGGFPVKEAKFRRDMEKLRNSQQKDITLLKLERDRTQLLVQTMKELNTQYNLYNRRASNTPPLAVNRVKVIFKDEPGEGSGVTRSFYTAIAEALLVNEKLPNLEAAQVGSKYTQYNVLQKLKSRDRDRDLRRQNPRSSGKCRETRRTLSFEARSFHPSGSVEGSSSSGPGSSSSNSHPLPVSHPINDHLTMHQQQLGDRLYPKVYALRPALAEKITGMLLELSPAQLLMLLASEEALRQKVEEAFELIHSHSQDLASEALLDLDVFSLTARCGANKKKIENSILDDTEDNAPLFYSPGKRGFYTPRQGRASYERLNAFRNVGRLIGLCLLQNELCPIFLNRHVIKYILGRPIRFHDLAFFDSVIYESLRQLVIDSETKDSNSLFSALDLMFSIDLCPEEGGGSIELIPNGRDIVVTASNVYDYVRKYAEVRMIKVQEKALHAMREGVFDVLPEGALDGLLSEDFRLLLNGVGDINVSVLISYTSFNDESGESVDKLAKYKRWLWSIVEKMSHTERQDLVYFWTGSPALPASEDGFQPMPSVTLRPADDAYLPTANTCISRLYVPLYSSRHILRHKLLLAIKAKNFGFV